From Patescibacteria group bacterium:
TTTTCCGCCGGTTCGGCAACAATACTCTTTCTTATAGGAACATTTATCCGACAGCACCACATCGCCTTCCACGACGACAATCCTTTGGAACAATCCTCGTAGTAAAAAGAAATACGGGGAGTTATACTAAATACAAGCCATTACTAACAATTTAAGTAACTATACATACACTATGAGTGAAAAAATAAAAAATTATCTGGGGCTTGCCGGTGTTGTCGCGCTCGTCGCATTCGCGTTCGCCACCTTGGCCTTAGTCAGTACTTATTCGCGGTCAATTGAACCGTCCTCATTCCGCAGTTTCAGTGTCAGCGGTGAGGGAGAGGTGGTCGCGATTCCCGACGTGGCGGAATTCACGTTCAGTGTCATTACTCAAGGCGGAAAGGACATTCCCGCGCTTCAAAAAGAAAACGCGAACACCGCAAACGCGATCATCGATTTTCTGAAAGAGAACGGGGTGGACAAAAAAGATATCAAAACACAATTATATTCCGTGGAGCCGCGTTATCAATCCTATGATTGCAATAATATCCGGCCGGTCTATAACGGCGTGAGTACGTCGTATCCCGAGCCAAAACCATGCCCCCCTCCGGAGATCGTCGGCTACAGTATTAATCAAAGCGTGGTCGTAAAGATGCGAGATTTTGATAAGGCGGGAGAACTGCTCGCAGGTAGCACGAAACGAGGCGCAAACCAAGTTTCCGGACTTTCCTTTACCATAGATGACCCTGACGCGTTGCAAATGGAGGCGCGCACGAGAGCAATCGCGAAAGCGCAAGAGAAGGCGCGGGCGATCGCCAAAGCGGGCGGATTCCGTGTTGGCAGGATCCTTTCCCTTGATGAAGGATACACGCCATATTATGGCTACGGTCTTAAAACTGAAGCCGCGTACGGAATAGGCGGTGATGCTCCTCCCGCACCTTCCATTGAGCCCGGTTCGCAAGAAGTGAAGATCAGTGTGACGATGAGATTTGAGATACGATAGATAAGAAATAAAAGGTATTAAACCCCCAGGGCAAGCCCTGGACCCAAAAGGTATTCACTCCGCGAATCCTTTTGCCGCCCCAAGGGGCGGGGTATTAAACCTTTTGTTGCCGTCGCTCGTTCGGGAGAGAAAAAGAAGACTTTTTCTCTCCGCTCACTCGCTAGGCAATAAAAAAATCGTCCCGATATAATCGGGACGATTTTTTTATTGTTTGTTCAAGGCGCGAACATCATTCAAAACTTCCTGCGGATGCTCCGCCGGTTTGACCTTCTCGTAATGCTTTACCACGACTCCATTTTTATCAATCAAGAAAGATTCGCGTTCTATCCCCATGTATTTTTTCCCGTACATGGATTTTTCCACCCAGACGCCGTATTTCTGCAACACTGCTTTTCCCTCATCGGAGAGAAGCGGAAAATTCAAATGATGCTTGTCGCAAAACGTCTTGTGTTGCGCGCTACTGTCGGCGGAAACACCAAGCACTGCTACCCCTTCTCGGTTCAAGTCTTTCATTAAGTCGCGGAACACTTCCGCCTCTATGGTACACCCCGGGGTCATGTCTTTAGGGTAAAAATACAAAAGAAGCATCTGTCCCTTGTAGTCGGACAATGAACGGGTAACACCGCTCTGATCTTTAAGCTTAAAACTTGGCGCTTTTTTACGTATCAAACTCATACTGTCCAACACCCCCCACTGGGAGCAACGTTACTAATATTATACCCCGTTCTTTCCTCATGTCACGCAAACGTATGGGTATTTCCAAATTAATAGCAGATATAGTACAATATCAACGTTAACAACCAATAAAAATAAGCACTCATGGAAAAGCAGAACAATCTCACAATCCCCATTGCAATCATCGTAGCGGGAGTGCTCATCGCCGGAGCAGTCTTTCTTACCAGTGGTGGCAGTAGTAAAAGTAAGGATGCGATTGTGGGCGACACTAAGGGAGAACCCGAAAAAGCGGCAGAAATCACGCTTGCGCCGATAACCGAGAATGACCACATGCTGGGAAGTCCCAACGCGGATATTATCATCGTGGAGTACTCGGATACGGAATGTCCGTTCTGCAAGACTTTCCATCCGACAATGCAGCGCATTATTGATGAGTACGGAAAAGACGGCAAAGTGGCGTGGGTATATCGCCACTTCCCCCTAGATTCTATTCATCCAAAGGCGGACAAAGAAGCGGAAGCGACCGAATGCGCGGCGGAGCTCGGCGGAAATGACGCATTCTGGGCTTATCTCGGTAAAATATTTGAAATAACTCCTTCAAACAACAACCTTGACCTTGCCCTTCTTCCCAGCATTGCAACAGAAATCGGTCTCAACAAGGCACAATTTGAAGCATGTCTCGCAAGCGGACGGTATGCGCAAAAAGTTGAAGAACAATATCAAAGCGGTATTGCCGCAGGAGTACGCGGAACGCCTCATAGCATTATCGTGACCACCAAGGATGGCACGAAATACCCTCTCTCGGGCGCGCAACCTTACCAAGCGGTAAAACAGATCATTGACGCCGGGTTAGCCGACCAAGCAACAAAGTAAAGACAGTACAACAAAAAAAACTCCGCAGTTTTGCGGAGTTTTTTTGTTGTTTAAATACCAAGCGTTTCGCGAAGGCCCGGACTGGGCTCCCACGGCGGGTCAAACGTTAATTCAACCCGCACATCTAGAAATCCGAGTCCTTCAATGGTACTCTCAATTTGAGCGATCAACTCATCGGCAAACGGACAGAAAGGGCTGGTAAGCGTCATCAGTATCTCCACGCCGGGAACACCTGTTTTTTGCCGGTCATCTAACTTAATAGCGCGAATGAGTCCGAGTGTTATGATATCAATACCAAGCTCGGGATCTTTTATTTCTTTCAATTTTTCCTGAATATCTTTTTCTGTTTTCATATTATTTGTATATTTGTATAGATTCGTATTTCGTATTACTGAAATCCTTTTTCTTCTATCTTCTTTATCAATTCATGTCCGCCTGAGAGAGCAATCGCGCCATCTTTCATGACATGCACCTTGTCGGGTGAAATGTGCTGAAATATCTTTGTGTAATGAGTAACGAGCAAAAACCCCGTTCCCTCGCCCTTCAAAAGCTCAATACCGGCAAATACTTTTTTGAGCGAATCAATATCAACACCGGAATCTATCTCGTCAAGAAAAGCAAATCGCGGCTGGAGCGCCATGAGCTGTAATACCTCCGACTGCTTTTTTTCACCGCCGGAGAGCCCTGCGTTTACGGAACGCTTAAGAAAATCGGTGGAAATACCGATACTGTTCGCACGTGTTTCAAGATACTTATAAAATTCCAACACGGGAATAGTTACGTTTTTGATGTGATGATGTGCCTCACGCAAAAGAGTAGCGAGAGTAACTCCCTCTACTCCCGGCAAGATCTGTTGTGAGAGAAAGAGTCCCTTGCGTGCTTTTTTATATGTGGGCAAATCCGTGATATCTTCCCCGTCAAGTACGATGCGCCCGCCTGAGAGTTGATATTTCGGATGTCCCAAAATGGCATTGCAGAGTGAGCTTTTACCCGAACCATTTGGCCCCATCAGCACATGCACTTCTCCCGAAGAAACCGCTAAGGACACGCCGTTTACAACGACTTTTCCATTCACTTCGGCGCTTAAATTTTTTATCTCGAGTTTTGCCATAATTGTTATTTTGAGATGGGTTCTATAATGCTGTCACTGAGCGCCTTATACGCAAGCAACGCGCAGTTGACCCTGCCCGGACTAATAGGAATACCGAGCATGTTATAGACATCCCCGGGCGAGAGTAGTGCGAGTTCTTTGGTTGTCTTACCTTTGATAGCATCGGTGAGCATGGAGGCGGCGGCCGTGCTTATCGCGCAGCCTTCCCCTTCGAACGCCACATCTCTAACCTTATGTTCTTTGTCAAATTTTATATACAACGTAAGGTCGTCTCCGCAGCTCGCGTTACGACCTCTTTTTTGAGTATCAAAATCGGCAAGCACACCCTTATTGTGCGGATGCTTATAATGATCTAAAATATTTTGTTTATAAATTTCCTCATTCATATTTTGTTTTCAAGCAAAGATATTTTGCGCTTTCTTGATCCCCAGAACAAGTTTATCAACGTCCTCTTTGGAATTATATAAATAAAAAGATGCCCGGACGAGAGCCGTTACGCCAAGTGCGCTCATGAGCGGCTGTGCGCAGTGATGCCCCGAACGCACCGCAACCCCATCCCTGGAGAGGATTTCCGCTACATCGTGAGGATGTATTCCTTCAACCAGAAAAGAGACAACGCCTGCATTTTTGCGCGCGTCAGCATGATTGTACATGCGCACCCCCGGAATGTCCCCGAGTTGCAGGGTGGCTATGGCCACAAGTTCCTGCACGTGACGCTCTATATTCTGGAGTCCGATATGTTCCAGATAGCGGATTGATTCGGCAAGACCGATCACCCCGGCAATATTTTGCGTACCCGCCTCAAAACGCGCCCTGCCTGAAGCAAATTCTGCGGTGCGGGTATCAACCCTCTCTACCATGGAGCCTCCAAAGAAACTCGGTTTCAAAGAGGCAAGTCTCTCCTTTTTCCCGTACAGCACGCCGATACCGGTCGGACCGCACATTTTGTGTCCCGAGAAGAACAAAAAATCGCATCCGAGCTCTGGAGCATTAACCGGCATATGGCCAACCGCTTGCGCCGCGTCAACAATGAGGATCGCTGCCTGCTCTTTCGCGAGCACCGACAAACGCTTGATGTCATTGATACTACCGAGCACATTGCTCGCGAGCGCCACGGAAATTATTTTTGTCTTCGGGGTTATCAGTTCACGCGCTTTTTCATAATCAAGTTCATATTCCGCTGTGAGCGGAATATGTTTGAGTATAAGTCCGCGGCGCGAAGCTAATTCCTGAAGAGGAACGAGATTGGAATGGTGCTCCATGATCGTCGTAACGATCTCATCTCCTTTCTCCAGATGGAGCGTCCCTTCAAGGCTGTAAATAAGCATGTTTGAGGCCAGGGTAGAGCCTGCGGTGAAGACGATCTCCTCCGGTTCTGCGGAAAGAAAACGCGCCACGGTCTCTCGCGCGTGCTCATACTTGTCCGTTGCCGTCTCGCTTAGATCATAGGTGCCGCGATGAATGTTGGCGCGGTAGCTTTTGTAATATTCATCCATCGCCGCAACAACCGAAAACGGTGTCTGAGAGGTCGCGGCGCTGTCCAAATAAGCAAGGGAGGGATTGCTTTCAAATATGGGAAAATCTTTTTTTATGATCGTGGGGTCTAACATGTCATTCTACTCTATTAATTCCTCTGCTCGTTCCCTTGCCCATTTCCAATTCAATGATCTTGTTCAATTCAAGGGCATATTCAAGCGGCAGTTCTTTGATGATCGGTCCGGCAAAACCATTCACGACGAGGCGCACCGCGTCTTCTTCCGAGAGCCCTCGGCTCTCCAAATAGAATATCTCCTGCTCCCCTATTCTGCCGATGCGCGCCTCGTGGCTGATCTCCACCTTGTCGTTGGCATTCTCTACTGCGGGATAGGTATTCGCTTTTGAATGTTCATCCAAAAGCAGTGAATCACACACAAGTGAAGAGGAAGTGTACGAAGCCTTCGGAGATACTTTTATCAATCCGCGATAATTTGCCACTCCTCCGTCCTTGGAAATGGAGCGAGAATGGATCGTTGAGGAGGTGTGCGGCGCGAGATGTATCACTTTTGCGCCGGTATCCTGTACTTGCCCCCGACCCGCGATGACGATGCCTAAATTGTCAGATTTGGCACGCTCCCCTATAAGCACCGAAGAGGGATAGAGCATCGTGACACCGGATCCCATATTGCCGTTCACCCATTTGATCTCGCCATCTTCGGAAACTATCGCGCGTTTGGTATTTAAATTATAAGTATTCTGAGACCAGTTCTCTATGCTGATATATTTGATCTTTGCTCCCTTCAAAACGAAAAGCTCCACGCACCCCGCGTGAAGCGAAGATTCATTATAACGAGGCGCCGAACATCCTTCTATGTATTCCACCGATGAACCTTCGTCAGCGATGATAAGCGTATGCTCAAACTGCGCGCTCTGCCTGCGATTCATCCAAAAATACGCCTGAAGCGGCAGATCAACTGTAACTCCTTTGGGAACATAAATGAACGTGCCCCCGCTCCAAAGAGCTCCGTGGAGCATCGTGAATTTATGATCTTTTGCCGGTACACATTCAGTCATGAAATATTTTCGCACCAATTCTGGATATTTTTGCAAAGCGACATCCATATTTTCAAAAATCACTCCCTTATCGGAAAGTGTTTTCTTCAGGTGATGATACACGACGCCCGAATCGTACTGCGCGCCCACTCCGCCCAAATATTCACGCTCCGCCTTGGGAATGCCGAGCTTATCAAACGTGTCCACGATCTCTTTTGGCAATTCCGCCCAGGTGTCTTTTTCGGACACACTCGGGTCCGCATAGTATTCCATGTGTTCCAAATCAAGGCCCGACAGGTCAGGACCCCACGATGGAAGCGCAGTCTCTTGGTAAAGTGCAAGTGCCTCCAGACGCTTTTTAAGCATCCATGCGGGCTCTTTTTTACTCTCCGATATATAGCGCACCAGTTCCTCCGAGAGGCCACTGGGCACCTTTTTTTCTTTCGTACGCGTACTTGTCATGTCGTAATATATTACAATAAATTATTGTAATTGTAAAGATTTCGCTATTGTCACTTCTTTGGCTTAAAAAGCGCCAAAGTGTGGCGCTTTTTAACTTTTCCTTAATAATTCTGCAACCTATTTACGTTTTCGTGCTGCCGTATCTTTTCATGCGCCTTTGCTTCGATCTGTCTGATACGCTCTCGTGTCACGCCAAACTCCTTCCCTACTTCTTCAAGAGTATGCATGACGCCATCGGAGAGGCCATGGCGCATTTCCAATATTTTTCTTTCTTTCGGCGACAGATCATTCATGATCTCGTTCACCTGGTCGCGCAAAATGCGGCGCGCGGATTCCTGATCCGGAGAAAGGATTTTATCGTCGGGAATAAACTCTCCTAATGTTGAGTCTTCATCATCGCCGATAGGTTTCTCCAGCGAAACGGTTTCTTGGTTAATGCTCCTGATGTGATGGATCTTATCAACTTCAAGACCCATTTCGGTCGCGATCTCTTCGGGTAGCGGATCACGCCCCAAGTCCTGCGACAAACGCTTGAGCACTTGCTTGTATTTAGCGATCGTTTCCACCATATGGACCGGAATACGAATGGTGCGCGATTGATCTGCGAGTGCGCGTGTGATCGCCTGCCTGATCCACCAGGTAGCATACGTGGAGAATTTATATCCCTTTCTCCAGTCAAACTTGCTCACTGCCTTGAAGAGTCCCAGGTTCCCTTCTTGAATAAGATCCAGAAGCGTCAGATCGGGAGAGCGCCCGATATATTTTTTCGCAATAGAGACCACAAGGCGAAGGTTTGCGCGCGCGAGCAGATTGACCGCCTCCTCCTCCTTTGCTTCAATGCGTTTTGCGAGCTCCTTTTCTTCGTGCGCGGAGATCAGCGGGTACTGCCCTATCTCTTTCAGATACATTTGCACCGAGTCGTATGAAGAATCTTTTTTATAGCCCTTGTGTATCACGAGATCCTCGTCGGCCACCAAAAGCCCTCCCCCTTCCAAAATATCAACCCCGGCCACGTTAAACTTTTCGTAGAGCTCATCAAGGAATACAACGTTGTCTTCAATGTGCGGATACGACTTTAAAATTTCATCATAGGTGACAAAACCGCGTTCTTTTCCCTTTGCCAACAACTGGTCAAGTTTTTGCTCCA
This genomic window contains:
- a CDS encoding thioredoxin domain-containing protein; the encoded protein is MEKQNNLTIPIAIIVAGVLIAGAVFLTSGGSSKSKDAIVGDTKGEPEKAAEITLAPITENDHMLGSPNADIIIVEYSDTECPFCKTFHPTMQRIIDEYGKDGKVAWVYRHFPLDSIHPKADKEAEATECAAELGGNDAFWAYLGKIFEITPSNNNLDLALLPSIATEIGLNKAQFEACLASGRYAQKVEEQYQSGIAAGVRGTPHSIIVTTKDGTKYPLSGAQPYQAVKQIIDAGLADQATK
- a CDS encoding sigma-70 family RNA polymerase sigma factor, producing the protein MNKTKKTTKKQAKKSTLPKRKHAILKAKKVLKKGAKKSGRTKARVSRVALKKKPVSQVGKKGVKVSAKKPPRASKKRDALEQKLDQLLAKGKERGFVTYDEILKSYPHIEDNVVFLDELYEKFNVAGVDILEGGGLLVADEDLVIHKGYKKDSSYDSVQMYLKEIGQYPLISAHEEKELAKRIEAKEEEAVNLLARANLRLVVSIAKKYIGRSPDLTLLDLIQEGNLGLFKAVSKFDWRKGYKFSTYATWWIRQAITRALADQSRTIRIPVHMVETIAKYKQVLKRLSQDLGRDPLPEEIATEMGLEVDKIHHIRSINQETVSLEKPIGDDEDSTLGEFIPDDKILSPDQESARRILRDQVNEIMNDLSPKERKILEMRHGLSDGVMHTLEEVGKEFGVTRERIRQIEAKAHEKIRQHENVNRLQNY
- a CDS encoding metal-sulfur cluster assembly factor yields the protein MKTEKDIQEKLKEIKDPELGIDIITLGLIRAIKLDDRQKTGVPGVEILMTLTSPFCPFADELIAQIESTIEGLGFLDVRVELTFDPPWEPSPGLRETLGI
- the bcp gene encoding thioredoxin-dependent thiol peroxidase, whose translation is MSLIRKKAPSFKLKDQSGVTRSLSDYKGQMLLLYFYPKDMTPGCTIEAEVFRDLMKDLNREGVAVLGVSADSSAQHKTFCDKHHLNFPLLSDEGKAVLQKYGVWVEKSMYGKKYMGIERESFLIDKNGVVVKHYEKVKPAEHPQEVLNDVRALNKQ
- the sufU gene encoding Fe-S cluster assembly sulfur transfer protein SufU yields the protein MNEEIYKQNILDHYKHPHNKGVLADFDTQKRGRNASCGDDLTLYIKFDKEHKVRDVAFEGEGCAISTAAASMLTDAIKGKTTKELALLSPGDVYNMLGIPISPGRVNCALLAYKALSDSIIEPISK
- the sufB gene encoding Fe-S cluster assembly protein SufB, translating into MTSTRTKEKKVPSGLSEELVRYISESKKEPAWMLKKRLEALALYQETALPSWGPDLSGLDLEHMEYYADPSVSEKDTWAELPKEIVDTFDKLGIPKAEREYLGGVGAQYDSGVVYHHLKKTLSDKGVIFENMDVALQKYPELVRKYFMTECVPAKDHKFTMLHGALWSGGTFIYVPKGVTVDLPLQAYFWMNRRQSAQFEHTLIIADEGSSVEYIEGCSAPRYNESSLHAGCVELFVLKGAKIKYISIENWSQNTYNLNTKRAIVSEDGEIKWVNGNMGSGVTMLYPSSVLIGERAKSDNLGIVIAGRGQVQDTGAKVIHLAPHTSSTIHSRSISKDGGVANYRGLIKVSPKASYTSSSLVCDSLLLDEHSKANTYPAVENANDKVEISHEARIGRIGEQEIFYLESRGLSEEDAVRLVVNGFAGPIIKELPLEYALELNKIIELEMGKGTSRGINRVE
- a CDS encoding SIMPL domain-containing protein (The SIMPL domain is named for its presence in mouse protein SIMPL (signalling molecule that associates with mouse pelle-like kinase). Bacterial member BP26, from Brucella, was shown to assemble into a channel-like structure, while YggE from E. coli has been associated with resistance to oxidative stress.); this encodes MSEKIKNYLGLAGVVALVAFAFATLALVSTYSRSIEPSSFRSFSVSGEGEVVAIPDVAEFTFSVITQGGKDIPALQKENANTANAIIDFLKENGVDKKDIKTQLYSVEPRYQSYDCNNIRPVYNGVSTSYPEPKPCPPPEIVGYSINQSVVVKMRDFDKAGELLAGSTKRGANQVSGLSFTIDDPDALQMEARTRAIAKAQEKARAIAKAGGFRVGRILSLDEGYTPYYGYGLKTEAAYGIGGDAPPAPSIEPGSQEVKISVTMRFEIR
- a CDS encoding cysteine desulfurase; its protein translation is MLDPTIIKKDFPIFESNPSLAYLDSAATSQTPFSVVAAMDEYYKSYRANIHRGTYDLSETATDKYEHARETVARFLSAEPEEIVFTAGSTLASNMLIYSLEGTLHLEKGDEIVTTIMEHHSNLVPLQELASRRGLILKHIPLTAEYELDYEKARELITPKTKIISVALASNVLGSINDIKRLSVLAKEQAAILIVDAAQAVGHMPVNAPELGCDFLFFSGHKMCGPTGIGVLYGKKERLASLKPSFFGGSMVERVDTRTAEFASGRARFEAGTQNIAGVIGLAESIRYLEHIGLQNIERHVQELVAIATLQLGDIPGVRMYNHADARKNAGVVSFLVEGIHPHDVAEILSRDGVAVRSGHHCAQPLMSALGVTALVRASFYLYNSKEDVDKLVLGIKKAQNIFA
- the sufC gene encoding Fe-S cluster assembly ATPase SufC — protein: MAKLEIKNLSAEVNGKVVVNGVSLAVSSGEVHVLMGPNGSGKSSLCNAILGHPKYQLSGGRIVLDGEDITDLPTYKKARKGLFLSQQILPGVEGVTLATLLREAHHHIKNVTIPVLEFYKYLETRANSIGISTDFLKRSVNAGLSGGEKKQSEVLQLMALQPRFAFLDEIDSGVDIDSLKKVFAGIELLKGEGTGFLLVTHYTKIFQHISPDKVHVMKDGAIALSGGHELIKKIEEKGFQ